One Lysinibacillus sp. OF-1 DNA segment encodes these proteins:
- a CDS encoding S9 family peptidase, with protein MKKRFLSASLAIILTTSVAIPATMQEVRAANETNSFVIAQEQRISVQEFLNLAVTALTFQHGSDSMRQQIIDTWVKAEEFADLNLSIKRDEAARILVRALNKEEKEASLAEYLEKANKLGIFKNVSVSTDAIAKQDAVKMLNNAKQIKNGSNNKGVKEISVEDFMKNPGNFGYELSPDGNYITFASAWNNRSNVFVKKMNDDSEPVRVSNSKDRDIAGFFWKENSLLYLKDKGGDENFHIYSTTFNGSKEKDLTPYPNVTVGILSGLQGVKDEILIMMNKEDATVFDVYKLNVKTGKTKHVAKNPGNITNWLADRNGNVRVAVATDGVTGTILYRDSEKDEFKPFIEVEAGDEVVPLAFSKDNQTIYATSNKGRDKVEVVKYDLEGNEKVIMSNDEVDVSGVLYSAEQDKLLYGAYVTDKLHYQFFDKKFEKLFRKIQNKLGVHESELGINDYNKEMTKFIVSVSSDTVYGKYYYYDSITGDLTELATLSPWLKPEGLAEMHPISYKSRDGLTINGYLTLPKNQEAKDLPLIVNPHGGPWARDMWGFNPEVQLLANRGYAVLQVNFRSSTGYGKEFLQAGNKQWGLKIQDDITDGVQWAIDQGIADPERIGIYGASFGGYATLAGITYTPDLYAAAVDYVGVSNIFTLLNTIPPYWETMRNLFYERVGHPEKDKDLLTAVSPIFHADKIKTPLFVAQGANDPRVNKAESDQIVEALRARGVDVEYMLKENEGHGFANEENRIEFYNAMVKFFDSHLK; from the coding sequence TTGAAAAAAAGATTTTTATCTGCATCATTAGCGATCATTTTAACAACATCTGTAGCTATTCCTGCAACCATGCAAGAAGTACGTGCTGCCAATGAAACAAATAGCTTTGTAATAGCGCAGGAGCAGCGCATTTCAGTGCAGGAATTTTTGAATTTAGCTGTAACAGCATTAACTTTCCAACACGGATCAGATTCAATGCGGCAACAAATTATTGATACATGGGTAAAGGCTGAGGAGTTCGCGGATTTAAATTTATCGATTAAACGTGATGAAGCCGCTCGTATTTTAGTAAGAGCTTTAAATAAAGAAGAAAAAGAAGCATCGCTTGCTGAGTATTTAGAGAAAGCCAATAAGCTTGGTATATTTAAAAATGTGTCAGTAAGCACGGATGCTATTGCTAAACAAGATGCAGTTAAAATGTTAAACAATGCAAAACAAATTAAAAATGGTTCTAATAATAAAGGTGTAAAGGAAATTTCTGTAGAAGATTTCATGAAGAATCCTGGGAATTTCGGCTATGAACTTTCACCTGATGGTAATTACATCACATTTGCCTCTGCATGGAACAACAGATCCAATGTTTTCGTAAAAAAAATGAATGATGATAGTGAGCCTGTTCGCGTCTCGAACTCTAAAGATCGTGATATTGCAGGATTTTTCTGGAAGGAAAATAGTTTATTATATTTAAAGGATAAAGGTGGAGATGAAAACTTCCATATTTATTCTACTACATTTAATGGGTCAAAGGAAAAAGATTTAACGCCATATCCAAATGTAACAGTAGGAATATTAAGTGGCCTACAGGGTGTTAAAGATGAAATTCTTATAATGATGAATAAAGAGGATGCCACTGTCTTTGATGTGTACAAGCTGAATGTCAAGACAGGTAAAACAAAGCATGTTGCTAAAAATCCAGGTAATATTACAAACTGGTTAGCAGATCGGAATGGAAATGTACGGGTTGCCGTAGCAACAGATGGTGTAACAGGAACAATCCTTTATCGAGATTCTGAAAAGGATGAATTTAAACCGTTTATTGAAGTGGAAGCAGGGGATGAAGTAGTGCCACTGGCTTTCTCTAAAGACAATCAAACAATTTATGCAACTTCCAACAAAGGTAGAGATAAAGTAGAAGTTGTAAAATATGATTTAGAAGGCAATGAAAAAGTTATAATGTCCAATGATGAAGTAGATGTTTCGGGTGTTTTATATAGCGCTGAACAAGATAAATTATTATATGGTGCTTATGTTACTGATAAGCTGCATTATCAATTCTTTGATAAAAAGTTTGAAAAGCTGTTCCGTAAAATACAAAATAAACTTGGCGTGCATGAAAGTGAATTAGGTATCAATGATTACAATAAAGAGATGACAAAATTTATTGTGAGCGTTTCAAGTGATACCGTGTATGGAAAATATTATTACTATGATTCCATAACAGGTGACTTAACAGAGTTGGCTACTTTAAGCCCTTGGTTAAAACCAGAAGGACTTGCTGAAATGCATCCAATTTCTTATAAGAGTCGAGACGGTTTGACAATTAACGGCTATTTAACTTTACCGAAAAATCAAGAAGCTAAAGATCTTCCCCTTATCGTCAATCCACATGGAGGACCTTGGGCACGCGATATGTGGGGCTTCAATCCAGAAGTACAATTATTAGCTAATCGAGGCTATGCCGTACTGCAAGTGAATTTCCGTTCGTCAACTGGCTATGGGAAGGAATTCCTTCAAGCTGGTAATAAGCAATGGGGTCTTAAAATTCAGGACGATATTACAGATGGTGTGCAATGGGCGATTGATCAAGGTATTGCAGACCCTGAGCGTATCGGCATTTATGGTGCATCCTTTGGTGGTTATGCAACATTAGCTGGTATTACGTATACACCTGATTTATATGCTGCAGCAGTTGATTATGTAGGAGTATCTAATATTTTCACTTTATTAAATACCATTCCTCCATACTGGGAAACGATGCGCAACTTGTTTTATGAACGCGTAGGTCATCCAGAAAAGGACAAAGACTTATTAACAGCTGTTTCACCTATTTTCCACGCAGATAAAATCAAAACACCATTATTTGTCGCTCAAGGTGCAAATGATCCACGTGTTAATAAGGCAGAATCCGATCAAATTGTGGAAGCCTTACGTGCTAGAGGTGTGGATGTTGAGTACATGCTAAAGGAAAACGAAGGACATGGCTTCGCTAATGAAGAAAACAGAATTGAATTCTACAATGCCATGGTGAAATTCTTCGACAGTCATTTAAAATAA
- a CDS encoding TPM domain-containing protein produces the protein MKRSLVQIIIVCSVFLLFTNMAKATMPSPMKNTYIHDFANVLSASIKEQLNHYSAQLDQGTGAEIMIVTIDSLDGQEPKMYATKMIRSWGIGDEQKNNGVLILATFGQGEGSNDVVIAVGQGLEGPLPDGKLGRILDEAFYPSASTGDIDQAFQSTYAEIFRTVAEEYNWNGELPATADEGEDMPTWLIILIVLVVLIIYTFFSKGGGGPRAGGYGGYPGGFGGGRSGGGGFGGFGGGSSAGGGASRKF, from the coding sequence GTGTTTCTTTTATTTACGAACATGGCAAAGGCAACTATGCCGTCACCGATGAAAAATACGTATATACATGATTTTGCCAATGTATTATCTGCAAGTATCAAAGAACAATTAAATCATTACTCCGCGCAATTGGATCAAGGCACAGGCGCTGAAATCATGATTGTAACCATTGATAGTCTAGATGGACAGGAGCCAAAGATGTATGCTACAAAAATGATTCGTTCTTGGGGAATAGGTGACGAACAGAAAAATAACGGTGTTTTAATTTTAGCTACATTTGGACAAGGTGAAGGGAGTAATGATGTAGTAATAGCTGTTGGTCAAGGGTTAGAGGGGCCATTACCAGATGGAAAATTAGGACGTATTTTAGATGAGGCATTTTATCCTTCTGCAAGTACGGGTGACATAGATCAAGCCTTCCAATCGACATATGCTGAAATATTTCGCACTGTTGCCGAGGAGTATAATTGGAATGGTGAATTACCAGCGACAGCAGACGAAGGTGAAGACATGCCAACTTGGTTAATTATATTGATCGTTCTCGTTGTTCTTATTATTTATACGTTCTTTTCGAAAGGTGGTGGAGGTCCTCGTGCTGGAGGCTATGGTGGTTATCCAGGTGGCTTTGGTGGAGGGCGTTCAGGCGGAGGCGGCTTTGGAGGATTCGGTGGAGGATCTTCCGCAGGCGGAGGAGCGAGCAGAAAATTTTAA